A single Pseudomonas sp. MM223 DNA region contains:
- a CDS encoding DNA base-flipping protein yields MSDGYEHALDSAEGRRTVLYSVLGQVPPGKVVSYGQLAELAGLGRAARWVGRTLGQLPADTRLPWHRVLGAGGRLSLASGTPSGDEQRARLRAEGVNVTNNRVDMTRHGWRPMEHSG; encoded by the coding sequence ATGTCTGATGGATACGAGCACGCTCTGGATAGCGCCGAGGGCCGACGAACGGTGCTGTATTCGGTGCTCGGCCAAGTGCCGCCCGGCAAGGTGGTGAGCTACGGCCAACTCGCCGAGCTGGCGGGGCTTGGCCGCGCGGCACGGTGGGTCGGGCGCACCCTAGGGCAGTTGCCGGCAGATACCCGCCTGCCCTGGCACCGGGTGCTCGGGGCAGGTGGCCGGCTGAGCCTGGCATCGGGTACCCCGTCGGGGGATGAACAACGGGCGCGATTACGCGCGGAGGGTGTGAATGTAACCAACAATCGAGTGGATATGACGCGCCATGGCTGGCGCCCAATGGAGCACAGCGGTTAG